AGTAGTGCCACTGAAATCCAAGCAGCATGTTTGTTAGTTTGCTCTATGACTGAATTCCCACAGAGGGTTCTGCAGTGCAAATCATTCATTCAGTTATTAAGTGGTAGCTACCAACTTGAAGAAGATGAATTAAGAGGTTCAAAGTGCGTGTATGCTCAGTATTGTGCAGGTACCCCTGTGTAACTACAGGGAGCGCAACATGGTCAGCTGCTCAGTTCCCTTTAGTATAACACACAACTGCAGAAGCGACGCAAAGGGAAAGCTATGTGTTGGATATGTTGTGTAGCCCAGTAAcggaggggagaaagaaaagatggcaGTTTACTGAAGcatgacaaaaataaacaggaaatcAACTGACAGGATGGTAACTCAGGCATTTTGACTAAAAAACATAAGCATTTCTCCAAAATTGTCTGAAGtggaatatttcattttctaaattaaCCACAGATGCCCCCATGCACAAAAATCCTAGTGTGATGAGTCTTACAGCTCTGAGATTCCTTATTTCCAGTTGAAAACATCCCTAGCATTACAGCTTTGCATCATCAGGAAGTGATGCTCCACTTCCTGAGGGAACATCCATGCATGGAATAGATACAACACAGAAACAACAGAGGCTTTGGTGTCACACTTACTTCACCAAGGCTTTAACAATTACTGAAACATTtggtattttaatgaaatgcttTGAGTGGAGAAGAAGCCAGTGTTTGCAATAAAAATTGACGTGGGTGCTAAATGTCTAGGCGTGCCTTTGCATCCAAAAGGTGAAAGAAAGTTCCTCCCACTGAGGAGTGAGGCGAATACCTAAAGATTCCTGCAATGCGGAAGCCATTTGGTTTCCATCTCCACACTAACCCCAGTAggataaaacagtattttcaagcAATGCACATGCAGAGCACTCCCCAGAAAAATGCTAATGGGACAGTCTCCACCTCAGTCATTCTCATTGGAGAACAATCACTGCAAAGTCACAACAAAGACTTAAGATGAGACTagaatagaaagaaattaaagctcACTGTTACTCAATGCTGCAAGTCTGTATTCCTACTCTATAATGTGTGTTCTGAATTTCAACATATCCTAAATTTTGCAAGTCTGTCAAGTCTCCACCTATAAACATTTCTATTTGGTTTTCAGtccttaaaaaaatgtttataatgACACACCTTAAATACAAACGGCTTATGTAATAATATGACGTCTACAGTATAACACGTAATAGTGCAAATGGTCATTATGTGTCATACAGACTTATTTTTCAGTACTCTGAACAAAGTCAAACTAGGCAAAAAGGATGTTTCAGACACACTGGCTTGTTCCTTCTTCaaggaaaatgaattaaaaggTGGAAGTGACAGACAGACAACAAAATGTGAAAGTTTCCATATTAAAAACAGCTGTCCAAACTCTTCAAGCATACACTGTCCTACACACCCTGAAGTTGTAAGGTGGTCCCATGATGTACAATCATAAGTCTTATGCTAAGTACCTTACTTCTGAAATTGAGAAGACCAATAGACTccatgtatacatacatacatacagggATTAAACACACTTGTTAAAAACCAAAGGCCTTTAGCAGGAGAAATTATAGGAAACATTACAGTAAAGTACACACAGTTTGCTGCACTAGCAATGAGGATCAAGTGCCTTGGAGGCCACCTTAGTGCCAGCAACAGGAGATGCTCTAACAGCTGGTCAAAGAAACAATGATAGTAGAAAGTCTAACATaagtaaatgtaaaatacagagtTCAGAGATCTCTGGTGTTTGTGCATAATTCACCAGCCACTTCTCTCCCTGCAGGCAGTGggaaaaagcacatttcagtTTGCACACTCATTGACTTAGTAACAAAGTCAAGCTTTCTACATGAATTCACACAGTGAAAAGTCCTTCCTCCAAAAATATACCAGATCACTCTATCCATTTTCACTCTCATACACCATTTACAAAACTATTAAAACTCTGAATTCTTTCAAGCAGCATATTTTGCATTTGTCACTGGCAGGTTTGTTGTAGAAATCCTAGAAAGTTAAAACTATACCATACAAAACCATGTAAACAAAAAGGATACTTTTTACAAGGCATGCGTGCTCCTGGAGAAGAttaaaaagagtttatttttgGTCAAAAAAAGATACCTTGCTTAGCATTTTTAACAGCACCGTAGTGATTTAGGAGCCTAAGCCCGTATGACTTGAATTTAGATCTGGACTCCTAAACGTCTAAATCAATCCTGTAGTGTTATTTAAGCACTTTGAACAATTTCTGTCACGTCTCTGATCCTGCAGAATCAGATTTTGTGTAGCCAGCAGCTAACTTTGAATGTGAGATGACATTCAAGAACATCTCACAAATGTAATTCAGCCACCAGCTGCAAGGTTTTTGGATCCTACAAGACTTAGTTTATGGTATCTATGAAACAATTTTGCAGAGACGATAACCGTTTTGTGACACAGTGTTGCAAGTTCCTTTTTCATAGACAACACAGGATACAACAACCGGATTTGAACAGAAATAGGATTACGTTTCTTCTGAAAAGCGATTAGTGTCAAAGACCCTGTTATTTGTTCAACTGGTtaagacagagaaaaacaattatAAAAACATTTGTAGCACTGCATTAAGTAAAAAGGAGCATTTTTGGCAccatacatttttaaatctaaGCTTTTAGGCCCAAAGTAGAGCAAGTTAAATATACACAGTGGTGGCTGGGAAAGCCTCATGTGAAATGCAACACTTTGAAAGGGAACTTTTTTTGGAAGATACCGTTTTATGCTCACTGGCTGATCTCCAAGTAACAAATACACTGGAATTTAGCCTAAATATTCACACCAAATGTTTACATATACCTCAGCACTCATATATAACACAAATATATTGCACCAACAGAACTGCCAGAATCCGTATAATGTAGTCAGACATAAAATGTAGTGTCTTCTTTTTGATCTTCATTTATCTTCTTAGTGTCCTGTCTAACCAATTCTAATGTTTCGTTAGAAATTTAGCTGCAAGTTTGCTACTTCACCTTTGGCCATAGTGTTAcgatgtcctggtttcagctggggtAGGGTtacttttcttcccagtagctggtgcagtgctctgttttggctttagtctgaaaacagtgctggtaacacactgaCGTTTTAGCGCTTACcctaatcaaggacttttcagtctcatggtctgccagtgaggaggggcacaagaagccaggagggagcagagacaggacatgtgattcaaactagccaaaggggtattccataccacaacacatcatgcccactatataaactggggagagttacccggaagggctatatcactgctcaggtcaggctggatatcagtcagtgggtggtgagtggttgtacTATGCATCACTTGGGGTTTCTGaattcttggctttttttttgttccctacTATTATCAGTATTGTTACTGTTGGTGTTATTTCTATTATCTGTAAcattgtactttagttattacactgttcttatctcaacccctggggtttacattcttttgattctcctccccatcccacctgggaaggaaggaaggatgtggcagtgagcaagcggctgcatGGCACTTGGTTGCTGGCTGAGTTTAAACAATGACAAACGGTCTGTACCTATACTTGTAAGTATTACCCTTGTGCTAAATGTGCTTTACAATTCAGCAATACCTAGGTCATAGCTCTGGAAACAATTCCTTGAAAAAGAAGCTTGCCTGATTTATACAAAGTGCACGGGGCAGCCGCGGTTCTGTATTTTGCCACCAGGTGTCTCACTCCCCACACCCAAAATAACTGCATCAGCAAGGTTATATAAATCCACCCTCTCTCAAGGATCCCATAGGCACAAGATTTGCTAAAGCACTGGTAAAAATACCTCTACAGCTGGCTTTATTCTGTATTCAATTGCACAACTTCATCCAATTCActggcttggttttttttcctcccaaagtGGTCTAAAGTATGCTGCAGTTGCTGAaagcacttctgtttttcttggtcctctgtttgtttggtttcagGTTGATGACATCTCCATTAAGAGTGCTAGAATTCTGGTTGGAGTCACTTCCACCATCTGTGTTAAAAACACCTACAGAAtttaaagacaagaaaagtatttgtatttctttacttCTTGTAGCACAATATATTAAAGACTTCAGACACAACTGTTCTTACTGCATAGCAGGGCACCTCAAATGCACTCTAGCTTTTAACAGCTTTTCCTACTTCTGAGTCAATTTTGCAGCTAAACTTGAAGAAGAGCCAGTTGGAATTACTAGCCAGgcagcatttaaagaaggtTTCCATCTATATAATTGAAGGGCAGCACATGCATTCATCTGCATATGTGTATGCTACTAATAGCATGGTAACAAAGTTATGGTTAGTTGAGTaatgtaataaaagaaaaacatgacaaTTTCAAAGCTGGAAACTTTGCTGAGataaaggttaaaaaaagcCTGAATAAAAGGGGGgtgttttaaaaaaggaaaataaatgaactaactcagaaatgttttaaagaaggactacagaagTTTGGTATTCCCTTAGAAAAGGCAGTTTACAAACAGCTTCTGATTACATGCCAGATTCTTTCACCGTGAGTCTCCTGTAAATCCACACGAAGATGAGCAACACTGatattaattacattaaaaatccAGCAAGCACCCTTTCTCAAGTCCTTACACAATCTTTGTTGAAAGAGATTTAATAAAAGGATGCTTGCCAAACATTTGCTAGAGACTTTAGAGTATCAGTTGAACAGTTGTGTAACTTTAGAGAGTCATAAAGTTAttttacagaaggaaagaagacaaTATCCTAAGATAGGAACGTAACAGACCCTGATTCACCTTATATTAACTCCATAAGGAAATGGGTAAAACCATAAGCTGTGATAGtacaaaataatgtttctggGTTTTTATAACAGCATACATACCAATCTTGTTAATGCTTGTATGTACCAGTTCTGTATCTTCGGCTGTCTGTTGCTTGAGCCTTTGAAGATATTTATCAGCTAAGTACTTAAAAACTggaatgtaataaaaaaaagtatgctTAAATATAATCTTCATATCAATACTAATGCCTCTGTATCAAAATTCTGTGTGGTGACAGGTTTAGCATGATCTGTTAAGTGATTCTCTCCCAGCATGCCTGTGTACCTAAGCAGAATCCAGGTTAATCCAGAGTCTACAGCCTGCAGTACTGCTCTTACACAGCAGACAGAAACATCTCAATACTTCTATAATAAAGCTGGCACATAACATTTTGCCAAATGTGCAAATTCATATGACCTGGAACTTTTTAGTTATATAGGAATtgaacatactttttttttgcaagaagtCTTAGAATAATAGCAGTCATGTAAGGTTAAATCTATTAATAAAACTTGGCTGCAACATTACTCTAATTAACTAATGCAACCCTCGTTTGTATTGGGGTATAAAAAGTCTACCTAggattctggaaaaaaaaagaagtccccatccaaccaaaccaaaagctATAAGAGAATTTTCAGAACCTAGAAGTGTTATGAAGTACATTTGTAGTTAAGAAGTACATTTGTAATTAATAACTCATGCAAagataaagaaacattttatattttctcttccagattCATCTCCCAAGGTGAATAATGTTAACAAAGAAACAATTAGTTTACTATTAAGTTTGCCTGATTAAGCAAACAAAGTTATCAGAGACTCATATTTATTCAAACCTACCCGACAAAAGATAGTGACCAATGTCTGTAACAGTAGcattatgaaattaaatatatacacTTACAAGTGATCCTTAAGAACTAGTCAAATATCACCTGCAAGAGAGCCAATCTTTTAATGTACTTTATTTAGCTAAACTATTAAGTGCTTCTATCAGTTAATAACAATTACAGAATAGCCTGTTCAACAATATGTATATTGTAGTAATTAAacttacacatttatttttttcaaacctCAGTGCTTTTATGACAGTCATTAGGGACTAAGCAGCCTTAACATACTGGCACTTCTAAATATTGAAGCTGTGCACGGATtgtggaagagaaaggaaagatgtACACAAGGAAAGAGGCCTAATACACTGATACCAAGTAATTCTAGCTACGTTTAAAGTGTGCTGCTAAGGGAAATCACAAGGCCAACAGCATGCAACAACCTGCAAAGTAACGAGGCATCTCCAAACTAGAGAACTgttcctcactgcagagcagagggcGGGACAAACATTGCTGCATTTCATACCTTCAGTTACGTTTAGGTCTTCCTTCACAGACGCTCGGTAGAACCTTAACTTTAGCTTTTTTGCCAGTGCTTCTGCCTCTTCACTGCACAACAGAAGAAGATTGTGTAAATACTAATTTGTACTATTTGTCAGCATTTATTCTTACAGACAAAATGCTTCGTGGCAAGTTAAGCATGGCAAGGTGGGTTGAGAAACTCAGTCAAAAAGTAGGTGTTCCTTAATTTGTTTACAGTATTTCCACTGTAAAAAGATGGTGTTTTACATGCAATTTTTCTACAAtcagaaataattgcttttcaATACTTATTGACTTCATTAACTAAAATTTCCCAAGGATTCAAAGACAGGTGTCAGtgaaaccaaaaggaaaaaggctgTAATTAACAGCACTAGAATCAGAACAATTACTACTGCGAAGtcaaaacaacaaccaaaagaGTAATCCTTAAGTATATTTTAACAAAGCAGTAGACTCTGCAATCAGATGAGTGCAGAGGTGAAATCAAGGATTACTTTTTTCTGTGAGGTGAAAGAAAACTTGTGCTAAATTTTAAGGAAGAGTTGAGGAAACTTATGAAGATTTCACCAAGGGAAATCATGTCATCAGACAGATGGTGCTACTGAGGCAGACGGAGTATTCTGAGAATGAAACCTAAGTGACATACCATGAATAAAGGAGGAGTTCAAAtgcaattttgcttttcctttgaaaaatccTCAGAATTCTTTGCAGAGGGAGTAGAAGCTGATTTATGTCATCAATGATAGCAAACAGAGAATAAAGAAAGCCAGTGCgggaaacaacaaaaagaagaaataatttaaatctcTTAGGAAGATGGCAGAAACAAAGAAGTGGAGAACGACTGACTTCATCGTGCAATATTTTCTACATGATATGCTGGGGTAAATGAAAGTTAACATTTGTTAAGCTGATTTGATGGCACAAATGAAATTGGTCATATACACAGAGGCAGAATGAATCAACAGTAAcatctgtaaagaaaaatacagtgaagaaCGGACAACACCATGCAGTTGGAGAATATTACCAGGTATGGATTTCTATAGAGTTAGTGAAGCAAAGAATATTGTCACTTTTTTAAACATCCTGTTTAATACTTCATCATCATTTTAGCAAGCATTTACTAGGCAAACTAGACAATGTAACTTCACTGGTGCATAACAGAGTTTAACAGTATCTGTAAGTTTACAGGTTTAgaatctgattaaaaaaaaggagaaaaatgacaaaaagaatCTTATCATGGCATAACCAAACTCTTCGTGTTATTCCTCTGTTTTTCTAGCTGACACTTCAGAGGAAGGGATGAAGCAAACGGAAAGCTCCTAGTTTTGCAAGCACATCTGCCCAAGCAACTACACTCATGCAGCAATACCTGTCACCTGTGCTCCTAGGGCATGTTTCAATGCAGGGTATAGGTTTGACAACCATAAGCCTCCATCACGAACTCCCATAAATACATAGATATTTTAAATGTGTGCATATAGGGGGCATAtactgtgctttaaaaacagtaaGATAAAATTCCTACTTCTTTATGCAAGAGTCATCAAGAAGATCAATCTTATTCTGCACAAGAACTGTGGGAATGTCTCCGACTTCAGTCACAACTTTTTCCTTCCAGGTAGGGATTGCTTTGAAGGACTCTCTGTCAGTTGTAGAAAACACAAGAACACAAGCCTGGGCTCCTAAAAATATACAAATCAAgtacaaatacaaataaatacaaatcaaCGAACcaacaaatgaacaaaattatCTATAAAGTATTTCAAATATGAGGGATTTTCAAGTTTCTCCCATAAAAGTACACTTTTACCACCACAAGTGGTGGCTTGTGTCAAAGCAATGGTCATCTATTACCCAGATGAAAATATATTGCCGTATTATTTTGATCATTATACCTATCCTTCATAATGGCTATGGGTCTGTTACCTTTCAATCTACTTCCAGCATGCTGCATGTATGTAGGGGAGGGAGTAGG
This window of the Melopsittacus undulatus isolate bMelUnd1 chromosome 3, bMelUnd1.mat.Z, whole genome shotgun sequence genome carries:
- the RAB23 gene encoding ras-related protein Rab-23, encoding MLEEDMEVAIKVVVVGNGAVGKSSMIQRYCKGIFTKDYKKTIGVDFLERQIRVNDEDVRLMLWDTAGQEEFDAITKAYYRGAQACVLVFSTTDRESFKAIPTWKEKVVTEVGDIPTVLVQNKIDLLDDSCIKNEEAEALAKKLKLRFYRASVKEDLNVTEVFKYLADKYLQRLKQQTAEDTELVHTSINKIGVFNTDGGSDSNQNSSTLNGDVINLKPNKQRTKKNRSAFSNCSIL